The nucleotide window ctaaatgaagacaggacactaaatatccatgaccaacagtaccatgcttcactccataatgatcgaaattccttttgttgatacgacaaatgtgcagagcttacaccgccatcccataatgctggcacctgaaaaaggaacaatagtatacaagtaagtacaagtgtgactgttactgtaaagtctaccagactggtaaaatagtacttctgttcaaatacatactttttggactaatagtaTTGTTGTATGTGTTTacaaaagttgacatttacctcctgttttatctccattcaacttctcttcattagtggtgttggtgctgtgaaagagatatagaaaatatataacatgtttcacacaaacaaacacacacacaaaatcaatcagttttaggttcttttacttacatatcagaacatacataatgtttcacttcaatattttaatttcatatttctttcttccaattctaattctgagagaaatgttgtattttcactaaatctttatatttcatagctgtagttactagtacagtacttagcacttttatttataacatctgccgctgcgtgctcagtgtttaatcatgtaaaaaatactcatatacagtaacgtaTAAAAcaggacactgcacctcatttctgctgtttaaacctgctttgTTATGAGTTTCTtccttatattttatatttataattttataagtgtcggagtgaccgagcagactcgcggttcagtgtgtgaggtggacacATGCGGTACACATgcggtaattatttgaacatgctagttttatatcctcgccacagtggcggtaggctgcgcaaaatcaccgcatttggcgggagaaattcaaatatttactagtgaagtaaacttaaattataatgtaaatttaagacaaaattaataattgtttttttaggcatttattttaatttgtctaactcaaacaatcatgtatgtgacttttagagattttattaaggtaacataacttttttataactgtgaaatttacaaggccacagaatcattttttagagtgtatacaGTGTATAAAACTTATACACATTTGGGCTCCTCCTCTCACTCACACAGAACCAGGAAGTAATCTCTCATTtaagagaaaacaaaactgGTCTCACTTTGTCAGTGTGCGAGAGCAGGAAAATGGCTGAGGGCAGTATTTCTGCAGGTAAGCTTTCAATGGATCAGTTcatctgtccagtgtgtctggatctCCTGAAGGATCCGGTGACTATCCCCTGTGGCCGCAGtttctgtaaggtgtgtattaatggCTATTGGAATCAGGAGGATCAAAAGGGCGTCTACAGCTGTCCTCAGTGCAGAGACACTTTCACTCCTAGGCCTGTTCTACGCAGAAACAACAAGCTGGATAAAGTAGTGAAAGATTTGAAGAAGACTGAAGTTCAAGTTGCTTCTCCTGCTCACTGTTATGCTGGacctggagatgtggagtgtgatttcTGTGATTCCGAGAGTAAATGCAAAGCTGTCAAGTCCTGTCTGATCTGTCTGGTTTCTCTTTGTGAAATTCATTTCAAACCACATCTAAAAGCTCCTCTTTTGAAAGAACACGAAGTAACTGAAACTTCAGCAAAATTCCAAGAGATGATCTGCTCTGAACATAAAAAACTGAATAAGATCTACTGCCGTACTGATCAAACCTGCATCTGTTATTCATGTAAGATGGATAATCACAAAGAACACAACACCGTCACAGCCACAGCAGAAAAAGCTGATAAACAGGTGAGaattaaaaggaaaattttaatatgtttaaatcatatttattttattttgttttttttacagtaagaaAGCTATTATGAAATTCTCCTTAAAGATAGTAAAAcgtttggtaaaaaaaaatacattggaaTCTGGTTGAACCAGTTAGTGGACATTTGGGAGAATGTATGAAAACGTACATTGTGAGCATACTTATCATtctaagagagaaagagatttttttccaaaagctcTTTATTAGTAACATTCAGAGATACTCATTCTGTGCCTCAGAAACAACAAGATTTGTAGTAAAAAGCaactataaaaaaatctgaatgatTGACATTCATGTTCTGACTTTAATTTTCATCACAGCAAAGAATCCAGCAGAGAATTcaggagaagcagaagaaggtgcaggagctgaaacaggctgtgaacactataaaggtgagcagtgagcagagacagagctgctcctagaaacacacacaacatggacaacatGGAGACATTTAGAGTCGCAGTAAGAGAGGGAATGTTAGATGAGCAttaaatcctgtgtgtgtgtgtgtgtgtgtgtgtgtgtgtgtcctaacagctgagtgcacagacagcagtggaggacagtgagaggatctttactgagctgatcagctccatggagaaaaagcgctcggaggtgacggagctgatcagagctcaggagaagactgaactgagtcgagctgaacgactcctggagcaactggagcaggagattgctgatcttcagaggagactcactgagctggagcagctttcacacacacacgatcacatc belongs to Clarias gariepinus isolate MV-2021 ecotype Netherlands chromosome 2, CGAR_prim_01v2, whole genome shotgun sequence and includes:
- the LOC128541270 gene encoding E3 ubiquitin/ISG15 ligase TRIM25-like — its product is MAEGSISAGKLSMDQFICPVCLDLLKDPVTIPCGRSFCKVCINGYWNQEDQKGVYSCPQCRDTFTPRPVLRRNNKLDKVVKDLKKTEVQVASPAHCYAGPGDVECDFCDSESKCKAVKSCLICLVSLCEIHFKPHLKAPLLKEHEVTETSAKFQEMICSEHKKLNKIYCRTDQTCICYSCKMDNHKEHNTVTATAEKADKQQRIQQRIQEKQKKVQELKQAVNTIKLSAQTAVEDSERIFTELISSMEKKRSEVTELIRAQEKTELSRAERLLEQLEQEIADLQRRLTELEQLSHTHDHIQFRFIFWT